The nucleotide sequence GCGACGATACCGGACCTCGTGCCGCGCCAGGAGCTCGCGGGCGCCGTGGCGCTGGGCGGCATCTCGGTGAACGTGGCGCGCGCGATCGGCCCGGCGCTCGGCGGTCTCCTGGTAGCGGCCCTGGGTCCGGGCTGGGTCTTTCTCCTGAACGCCGCGTCGTTCCTCGGGGTCGTCCTCGTGCTCGCACGCTGGCAGCGCGAGGTTCCCCGCTCGCGCCTCCCGCCCGAGGACGTGCCGGGCGCGATGCGGGCGGGCGTGCGCTATGTCCGTCACTCGGCGCCGTTTCGCGCCGTCCTCGCGCGCACGGCGGCCTTCGTGGTGCCGGCGAGCGCACTCTGGGCGCTGCTCCCGCTCTTCGCGCGCCGCGGTCTCGAGCTCTCGGCGACGGGCTACGGGCTCCTCCTCGGCTGCCTCGGTGCGGGTGCGATCGCGGGCGCGGCCTTCCTGCCCCGCATCCGCGCGCGCCTCACGAGCGATCGTCTCGTCCTCGCCGGCACGGGCCTGTTCGCCGCCGTGTCCGCCGCCGTCGCCCTCGCGCGCGTGCCGCTCGTCGCGGGCGCCGGGCTCGTCGTGGGCGGCATGGCGTGGATGGGCGCCATGTCCACGCTCAACGTGGCCGCCCAGAACGCGGTGCCCGCATGGGTGCGGGCACGGGCGCTCGCGGTGGGCCTGCTCGCCATCCAGGGCAGCATGGCGGCGGGGAGCCTTCTCTGGGGCGTCGTCGCGACGCACTCGGACATCCCCACGGCGCTCGTTGCGGGGGCGGCGCTGCTCCTCGCCGGTGCCGTCGCTTCGCGCCGATTCGAGCTGCATGGTCTCTCGAACCTCGACCTGCGCCCCGACCCGCGCTGGTCGCTACCGCAGACCGCGTACGAGCTCGACGGCGACGAAGGCCCCGTGCTCGTCACGCTCGAGTACGACGTGGACCCCGACCAGGCCGAGGAGTTCCTGCGCGCCGTGCGGCGGCTCGAGCCGGTCCGCCGCCGCGACGGCGCCATCCGCTGGAACGTCTACCGCGACACCGCGGACGCGAGCCGGTGGCTCGAGGTGTTCGTCGTCGAGTCCTGGATCGAGCACCTCCGACAGCACGAGCGCGTCACCGCCGGCGACCGCGTCCTGCTCGAGGCCGCCGCCCGTTTCCACCGCGGCGCCGACGGACCCCTCGTGCGCCACCACATCGCGGGGCGGCAGGCGGAGCAGCCACCGTAGCGGCGCGTCGCGACGGCCGTCCCGACATCGCACGCGCCCGACCATGCTCCGCGAGTGGAGTCGAGGGGAGTCGATCTCCGGCCTCTCCGGCGGGCTCATCTTCCCCACGGCCCGTTGACCAGGCGCTCCGGGGAGACCACTTCTACTGCACGATGCACCAACCGGACATGAGCGGGCAGATTCTCGTGCTGGCAGCGAAGCGTGGCTGACGAGCCACACGGGACGGCGGCGTCTTCGCTGCCCACGCGGGGCGCGCAAGATGCGAAAGCGGGCGGAGGTGCGCTGAAGGAGGTCGCCGTCCTGTTCCTCCGGCTCGGAACCACGGCATTCGGCGGCCCCGCGGCCCATATCGCGATGATGGAGGACGAGATCGTCCGCCGGCGCCGATGGCTCTCGCGCGACCACTTTCTCGATCTCGTGGGCGCGACCAATCTGATTCCCGGCCCGAACTCGACCGAGATGGCGATACACATCGGCCGCGAGCGGGCCGGCGTGGTCGGTCTCGTGGTGGCCGGCGCGTCGTTCATCCTGCCTGCTGCCGTCCTCACGGTCGCCGCGGCGTGGGCCTATGCGCGCTTCGGGTCGCTCCCCGAGGCGGCCGCGCTCCTCTACGGGGTCAAACCGGTCGTCATCGCGGTCGTGGCCCAGGCCCTGTGGAGCCTCGCTCGCACCGCCGTGAAGACGAAGCTCCTGGCGGCCGTGGGCCTCGCCGCGACCGCCCTGGAGTTCCTCGGCGGCAACGAGATCGCCCTGCTCGTCGGCGCCGGCGTCGTCGTCGCGCTGGCCCGCAGGGGCATGCGGAGTCTCTTCGCGTGTGTCGCAACGTCGGTCGCCTTCTCGAATCCGCTACCGAAGATCGCCGCCGCCTCTGCGAGCGGCGCGGCCATCGGCACGACGTTCAGCCTGAGCGGTCTCTTCCTGTTCTTTGTGAAGGTCGGCGCCGTTCTCTTCGGGAGCGGCTACGTGCTCCTCGCCTTTCTGCGCTCCGATCTGGTTGATCGCTGGCACTGGCTCAGCGAGGCGCAGCTGCTCGATGCGGTGGCGGTGGGCCAGATCACGCCGGGGCCGGTCTTCACCACGGCCACCTTCATCGGCTACGTCCTCGGAGGCGCTCCCGGCGCGCTGGTAGCGACGCTCGGCATCTTCCTTCCCGCCTTCGTCTTCGTGGCGGCGACCGCGCCACTCATTCCTCGGCTCCGGCGCTCGCCCACCGCCGGCGCGTTCCTCGATGGGGTCAACGTCGCTTCGCTCGCGCTGCTCGTCGTGGTCACGTGGCACCTGGCCCGGGTCGCCCTGGTGGACCTGCCGGCCACGGCGCTCGCTGCCGGTGCGGCGGTCCTGCTCGTTCGCCATGGCGCGAACCCTGCCTGGCTCGTGCTCGGCGGAAGCCTGGTCGGGCTGGCGGCCCGTCGTCTGTCGTAGCCGCAGAGCGGATGGCGATGGGCGATTGTCGTCGTCGCCACCCTCCG is from Deltaproteobacteria bacterium and encodes:
- a CDS encoding MFS transporter, which codes for MRPSSAWSPLASPVFRALWLASCVSNVGTWMHDTSAAWLMTGLAPSPLMVSLMQTATSLPFFLLALPAGALADIVDRRRLLLVTQAWMLVAATALGVCTVAGLTGPWLLLSLTFCMGLGNALNAPAWQATIPDLVPRQELAGAVALGGISVNVARAIGPALGGLLVAALGPGWVFLLNAASFLGVVLVLARWQREVPRSRLPPEDVPGAMRAGVRYVRHSAPFRAVLARTAAFVVPASALWALLPLFARRGLELSATGYGLLLGCLGAGAIAGAAFLPRIRARLTSDRLVLAGTGLFAAVSAAVALARVPLVAGAGLVVGGMAWMGAMSTLNVAAQNAVPAWVRARALAVGLLAIQGSMAAGSLLWGVVATHSDIPTALVAGAALLLAGAVASRRFELHGLSNLDLRPDPRWSLPQTAYELDGDEGPVLVTLEYDVDPDQAEEFLRAVRRLEPVRRRDGAIRWNVYRDTADASRWLEVFVVESWIEHLRQHERVTAGDRVLLEAAARFHRGADGPLVRHHIAGRQAEQPP
- the chrA gene encoding chromate efflux transporter, which encodes MPTRGAQDAKAGGGALKEVAVLFLRLGTTAFGGPAAHIAMMEDEIVRRRRWLSRDHFLDLVGATNLIPGPNSTEMAIHIGRERAGVVGLVVAGASFILPAAVLTVAAAWAYARFGSLPEAAALLYGVKPVVIAVVAQALWSLARTAVKTKLLAAVGLAATALEFLGGNEIALLVGAGVVVALARRGMRSLFACVATSVAFSNPLPKIAAASASGAAIGTTFSLSGLFLFFVKVGAVLFGSGYVLLAFLRSDLVDRWHWLSEAQLLDAVAVGQITPGPVFTTATFIGYVLGGAPGALVATLGIFLPAFVFVAATAPLIPRLRRSPTAGAFLDGVNVASLALLVVVTWHLARVALVDLPATALAAGAAVLLVRHGANPAWLVLGGSLVGLAARRLS